A window of Aurantibacillus circumpalustris genomic DNA:
ACGGTTGCTTATAGCTTTCCGGAAAAAAAAGAACTTTTTCTTTGGGAAGAAGCGTATCCATATCATTGAGCAAATAGGCGGCTCTTTCTTTGTCGGAGGCTATAATCAGTAAGTTTTTTTTCTTTTGAAGAACGAGCGTTTGGAGCAAAAAGGGCAAGGAAGATCCGTTTAAACCCTGAAACCAATGGTTTTTGTTAAGGTTTATCCCTTCAATTTTAGTGTTAAAAATCCCTTCGAGAGACTTATTTAGTAGCATTTTCGTGTTAAAATTACGGATTATCGCTTTAAAAACGGGAAAATGACTTAAAAAAGCGCTTAATACATAAGCCTCTGCAACCACTTATAAAAGATTATTCGCCAGTGACGGAAATCCCCCTTTTTTTTAACATAAATCTTATGGATGTATGCTTTCTACTATATATATTTGTTTATATCTAATTAAAAAACATACAAATGAAAAAAAATTTACTTACCGCGCTCTTTTTCGCTTCTATAAGTGGAACGATGTTTGCGCAATTACCTGTGAGCACAGCTCCACAGAATAAAGGAGTGTTGTTAGAAGAGTTTACAGGAATTCATTGCGGCTATTGCCCTGATGGTCATGTAAAAGCAAATACGATTCACGATGCCGATCCAACACGTGTGGTTTTGGTGAATATTCATTCGGGATCATATGCTAATCCGTCAGCAGCGAACGATATTGATTTGAGAACCGCTGAAGGAACTTCGATTGATGGTATGTCTGGACAGTTGATTGCAGGGTATCCTGCAGGAACTATTAACCGAAGAGTAATGGCAGGATCACAAAATACAGGTGGAATGGCAGAAAGCCGCGGTAGCTGGATATCAAATTCAGCTATAGTGAAAGCAGAAGCTGCTTATTGTAACGTGGCGCTGCAAGGAACTTTAGATCCTCAAACGAGAGTGTTGACTGTTGATGTTGAAGTATATTATACTGCGAACAGCCCAGTTGCTACTAACTCATTAAGTGTTTTTTTGTTAGAGGATGACATTCGTGGTCCGCAAAGCAATTACGGTACTCCTTATTACAATTTAAGTAATTATAATTCGGATGGAACATATAATCATAATCACGTATTGCGTAAAGCGCTTACTCCAACGTTTGGTATGACTATTCCAAATACAAGCGCTACTAGTTTATTTACAACTCAGTTAACGTATACAATTCCTGGTACTTATCCTTTGTCGGCAGTAAAAAGTACTTCTCCTAATTTTGAAAAATTAGCAATAGTTGCTTTTGTGAGTCAAACTGACCGCAACGTAATTAATGTAGCACATGGCCCGCTCGCTATGACAAAAGATGCTAAAGCTGTTTCTGTTTCGTTACCATCAATTATTTGTGGCAATAGCTTAAATGCAATTGTTACCGTTGAGAACAAAGGTATGGCAACCATTAATAATTTAACCATTACTCCTTCGGTAGACGCGGTTAGTCAGGCACCAACTCCTTGGGCAGGTACTCTTTTACCTGGTGCAACAACTACAATTGCTTTGAATAATATTACGGCAACTACTGGCGGTGGGCATGCTTTTACTTATATAATTTCTGGAGATTTTTATACGGCAAATAATAGTGGTTCTGGTAGTTTTTATCTAGCTTCAAATTATCAAGGTTCTCCTGTTGCAGAAGGATTTGTTTTTGGCGCCTTTCCACCTGCATCTTGGGCAGTGGCGAACCCAGATAATGGCCCAGCCTGGACACGTAAGAATGCAGCAGGTTGTGGAGCTTACAACTTATCTCCAGAATCAGCTAAATACGATTTTTTCTCGAACACAGTTATTGGGGACAAGGATGAATTAATTTTACCTCCAATGAATCTTCAAGGAGCTAATGATCCGGATATGTATTTTGATCTTGCTTATGCACAACGTAATTCCAACAGTAACGACGTTTTAGAAGTATTTGCTTCGGATAATTGTGGTGCTACCTGGACAGCGGTTTATAGCGCTCAAGGTATAAATT
This region includes:
- a CDS encoding Omp28-related outer membrane protein, giving the protein MKKNLLTALFFASISGTMFAQLPVSTAPQNKGVLLEEFTGIHCGYCPDGHVKANTIHDADPTRVVLVNIHSGSYANPSAANDIDLRTAEGTSIDGMSGQLIAGYPAGTINRRVMAGSQNTGGMAESRGSWISNSAIVKAEAAYCNVALQGTLDPQTRVLTVDVEVYYTANSPVATNSLSVFLLEDDIRGPQSNYGTPYYNLSNYNSDGTYNHNHVLRKALTPTFGMTIPNTSATSLFTTQLTYTIPGTYPLSAVKSTSPNFEKLAIVAFVSQTDRNVINVAHGPLAMTKDAKAVSVSLPSIICGNSLNAIVTVENKGMATINNLTITPSVDAVSQAPTPWAGTLLPGATTTIALNNITATTGGGHAFTYIISGDFYTANNSGSGSFYLASNYQGSPVAEGFVFGAFPPASWAVANPDNGPAWTRKNAAGCGAYNLSPESAKYDFFSNTVIGDKDELILPPMNLQGANDPDMYFDLAYAQRNSNSNDVLEVFASDNCGATWTAVYSAQGINLSTVSSPIPTAYQPTPTNPQEWRTESITLPGFNKPNVLVKFVVTNDNGNNLYLDNVNLSQSAPTSVGISNANASENFVTLYPNPTNGITNVTITSKKAGEARVFVTNTLGQVVSFKNASLTEGSNNIKFDMSTFAVGIYNVAISTEEGSVVKKLNVTK